The region ACGGCGTCTGCTCCGAGGCGACAGTGAGGGCCATCCCCGAGGCACTGATATCGACGAGCCGGCAAGCCAGACACTCATTCGCGAAAGAGACCTTGGCTGCGCAACAAAGAGCGACTCGAGGTGAGTATCG is a window of bacterium DNA encoding:
- a CDS encoding PilZ domain-containing protein, with translation MTTERRYSPRVALCCAAKVSFANECLACRLVDISASGMALTVASEQTPSSALRIQPTLRNRGRRPAPRGREIWRTTPLQ